The following is a genomic window from Bacteroidia bacterium.
AATGTACAATTCGCTGTAGCAGAGCCACTTCGCCTGCGCAATCAGCCCATCCTCGAAGCGGGCATCCTCGAGCACATAGTGAATTTTCTCGATATAGGGATGAATATCAACACGCTGGAAACGGTACATCTCCTCCAGAACATGGAGCACATTCTCCTTGGTGACGGCCTTGTCCTTCTTTCGGAGCAACTTGTCGGCTTCCGTCAGCAGGAGGTCGTAAAAATTCGTCACCATGCGCAAATGCGAATGCAATTCCGGCGATGTGTACTGATCGAGGAACTGTTGATAGCCGTGGACGCCATAGGGCTCACCGTGCGCATCGGGAACACGTTCCAGCAGATCCTCGAGCGCATCGTGCATGAATCCGACGGTGGAGTACACATGTCCGCCGTCATTGTCCATACCGAGCCGCCGTACGACGGCGCCGACGCGGCTCAGATGCGCGACGGAAGAAATGCCGCATTTGCGCGAAAGTCGGTACTTGAGGAACAGACGGATAATTTCCCGTACTTCCTCGGCGTAGTGACCGTAGAGCGGTTCGAGATCCACCGCATCGGGGAGGTCCCCGAACAGCACCCGCAATTGCAGGCGCTGAAAGTCTATGCCTTCCTCCACCTGACTGCGCGCATCGGAAATCTCGGTGGACGCCTTATCCACGTGCGGTCTGCGTTGCCCGAAGCCCTCCGGGTGGCTTTCTAAATGCCGTTCGAATACCCCGCGCATCACCTGCGCGTGTTGAATGCCGTACAGTGCGACGAGATCCTGTGACTCCGGCAGGACGCAACGAAGGAGTGCGTCGAGTAGGTTGCATGCGTTCTGATAGCGGGGATCCTGCTGCATTCGTTGGATGCTGTCGTTATAGCGCATTGATAACCTCGGGGAAGTGAATAGCCGCAGTGCTCGTGCTGAAAGGTGCGCGGCCGTCGGGAGTGCAAGCCCTGCGGAAGTAACGGAGGGAACTCTCCCCGATGGGCATCAGTCCCGGTAACCTACGAGCTATGGACGCCATGCACGCTGCATCCTGTTCCGCTCACGAACTGTGCGTAAGGGAGAGGCATTTTTCAGCAACAGGGGAATATACGGGATTCCAGACTCCGATGACAGTGGCCGCATTCGAGAATGCACGGGACTGCACTGTTCGCGATCGCACGTCCGTGGCAGGTCTCCGGATCGTGTGCTGTCCGTTTTCGCCTGCTCGGTGACAGCGAAGCATCCGGGCGTGCATTTTTTTTACACTGGACTTTATGCCTGACAATTGCAACATTGCAGTTTGTACGATGGAACAATTCATGACGCTGTACGAAAAAAGAGGCTATCATCCGAAACCACGGCTGACGGCCGGGACCGGAGTCGTGAAATCGCTGTATGCGGAACACCGAATGAAACGACGATTCCTGCCAGTCCTGTGCATTCTTCCGATGCTCTTTTCGAGTATCGTTGGCTGCAGCGAGGATGATTTCTCCCGCGGACGACTCGACGGGACGCAATGGCGCCTCGTGGCATGGTCGGTCAGTTCGCTGCATCCCGGCGACTTCACCATCACTGCCGATTTCAGCGGCGGTCGTATGTCCGGTACCGCCGCGGTGAATCTGTATGGAGGTCCCTATTCCACAACCGCGGGGGGTGGATTTTCCGTAGGTTCGCTGAGTATGACCGAGATGGCGGGTCCGGAGGATGCTATGCGCGCGGAAGCGCTCTATGTGCAATTGTTGCTTGACTGCGAAAAGTATCAATGGAATGCCACACAACTGACGTTGTACGACGCAAACGGAAACGAATTGCTGATCTTCCGAAAGCGCTGATGCGTGGCAGACCCGTCCTACGCGGGATCCCATTCTCTCAAATGCAACAAGGAAGACACGATGGCCCGTAATATCGAGATCAAGGCACGGCTGGACAATGCGGAGGATTTTCTTTCTCGTGTCGGTGAGCTGGCGGACAGCGGTCCGTTTGAAATGGAGCAGGACGACACCTTCTTCCGTTGTGAAAACGGCCGGTTGAAATTACGGGTGCTCTCCGAAGCGCATGCGGAGCTGATCTATTATCGCAGAGGCGATCAGGCCGGACCGAAGGAGTCGTATTACCACATCACTCCCACCATGGATCCTGAGGGCCTGCGAGAATCGCTCGATATGGCCTACGGCATAGTGGGACGTGTCGTCAAACACAGGACGCTCTTCATGATCGGTCGCACACGCGTGCACATCGATCGGGTGGAGGGATTGGGGAGTTTTATGGAGCTTGAAGTCGTCCTGAACGATGATGAGAGGAGCGGAGACGGAATGCGGGAGGCCACAACGCTGATGCACAGTCTCGGCATCGCCGAGGATTCCCTGATAGACTGCGCGTACGTCGACATGCTGTGAGGATTGACGCGCGTCCACCGCGAAATCAGTCAGCTGTAACTTTTTTCCGCTTTGAGGTTCCTTCTCATGTACCATGAGCTGAAGCAATCTCGCACATTCGTAACAGGTGAAGAATGCACACACACCTTTCCAGACCTTTCCGACGATGTTCCGGATACTTGTGCGTAGCGGCGGCACGAATTGTCGTCCGCGTAGTCATCACCGCCATACTTCTGCTTTTCGGATTGAAGCACGGCGCCGCGGTAGCCCAGCAACAAAAGCTGGCAAAACCATCGCTGTCGTGCACGGTCCAGGTGCCGGAGCTTCGCTGGCTGTTTCGGGAAATGCGCTTCGAGCCTGATCCGCTGCCTGTAACCATCACGGTGACGAATACCGGCGATCAACTCGCTGACTCCGTCTTCGCCACCATCGTGCTTCCGCGGAATGGCATGCTGACGCATCGGGATTCGCTGCCTACCGTCCCGCTCACGCCCGCGTGGATATTCCCGGGACAATCCGCTTCGGTTGTGAGACTACTCCGGATATTCGAAGGGGGAGTTTCCACGGTCGGTGTCCGTGCGTTCACCAGGCGTGGGGACAGCGCACACTGCGAAACCATCCTCGATGTTCCTGATCCGGCATACATAGATTTTTCACCATACGCGACGATTGCGGATCCTCCACGGGTAGCCGACGACGCGGCGCCGTACAGTCCCAATCCTTTCATGGTGACGCTCACGTGCATCAATCGCGTTGAAGGGACAGCCGCCCGAAAGGTTGAAGCGACAATAACTCTCCCCGAGCATCTGGTACTGGATCCTCCGGAGCAGCAGGCGACGGTGCTCATCTCGGATTCACTCGCCAGACCCGCCTTTGGTACACCTGCGCCCACCGTCACGTGGTCGCTGCGTTGGACGCATCTGGACAGGGATACGATTCGCAGCACACTGGGCTTCGCCGTTACCGCGTTGGGACCGGATTCCTTGCCTGTGGGGCCGTGGACGACACAGTGCTCCCTGACCGTTCCCGGTCTGCCGCGATCTCTCAGTGGATTCATTTGTGCGCAGGCGAGGGGAGAACTGCCCGGTAGTCTTGCTTGTAATGAAGACAGTACCGATTACGTCCCGAATCCGATCGAGATGCACTGGGGGCTGTTTTTCCAATCGGGCTGGCTGCCGATACGGCTGACCCATGCGGAATTGCGTTTTCCGGGAGCGGATGGGCTTCGTCTTGACGATGCCACGCCGAGACGTTGGGACGGCGATACACTGCTCAATCGCGGGGACACGCTGCTGTTTTTCTACCGCCTTCACGTCGAAGCGCGGCCGACTCGCCGTCTCCCGTTGATAGCTTTCCGGCTGAGTGATGGCGACGGCGAGTGGGGAGGAGAGCACTATGTCACAATACCCGGTCTGCCCCATGTAACGGAGTACGGCGTAATCGCGAGTCCGGGAGGACTTACCATCAGCGCACCGCGGCCGCATCCGGTGCAGGGACGTGCATACGTCACCATTGCGCTTCGAGACGCAGGCGTCATGGAAGCCACGCTTCAGGATCTTGCGGGCCGACGTGTGTGCACCCTGCATCAGGGATGGATGCTCGCAGGGGAGCACGAGCTTGTGCTTGATCGGGGCACGCTGACGCCGGGTTTTTACATGTTGATGCTTCGTATGGTCGGGGGTGGCTCGGCGCGGCGTGGAATGGTATTGCAGTGAAGGTGTAAGGGAAAAATGTTGTTACGTGACCCTTCCTGGCGATGCGTGACGTAGGGATGCCACCTTCTGAACACGCGCTCTCTCGCATCCGCGCCTTCAAAGCACGATGCGCTGCAGGACCTCAGCGCGGTGATGCAGTTCGTCGCGTTCCTTGCGCCGTTGGTATTCGTCCCATTGCCTGCCCGTGCGACATTCAGCGAAGACGGCCTCCCGGTGTATTACATCGCAAAACTCCGCCGGGACGGCATGAAATACCGGGGGAGCCAGCTGAGCGCACGTCTTTCACGCTGTCATCGCGTTGCCCATCCGGTGCCCATATACCCGTGATTCGGTTTATGCAGTATATTGGACATCATGGCGTGAAAGCTGCAACAACGGGCGGGGCTTGTGCCTGCTTGAGTCGTGTATGATGCTGATCGCCGGATGTTCAACGAGTTGGAGATGGCACATGCCGCTTTCATTAGACAGTTTCCGAAAAGCGATCATCGCCATGCGCGGGGTGAGTACCCGGAGCAAGGATGAGTATTTCATGGCATCGTTGGACAGGATTACACAGGACGCAATACGAGCAGGCGTGATCCAGCACTTTGAATTCACCTATGAACTCGCCTGGAAGTTCATGAAACGCTGGCTTGAGCTGAACGTCGGTGCCACAGTTGTTGACGGGGTGACGCGCCGCGAGCTGTTTCGGCATGCCGCCGAGCAGCGGCTCATTTCCGATGTGGAAGCATGGATGCGTTTTCACGATGCACGGAATATTTCAACACATACCTACGAGCCCGAAGTCGCGGACGAGGTGCTGCGCATCGCATACGCTTTCCTCCCTGAAGCCCAATCACTTCTCGAGAATCTGGAAGTGCGGAATGATTGATCTCGATCCTCGTCATCTCGATCTCGTCAGGCGCATCCTCGCACAAAATGTCCCGCACTGCGAGGTCTGGATGTTCGGTTCGCGCGTGAGCGGTCAGGTAAAAGAGTACTCGGACATAGACCTGGTGATCATTGGAAAAGCGAGACTCGATTTCGATACTCTGCGCTCACTGCGGGAGGCGTTCGTCGATTCCGTGTTGCCCATGCGTGTGGATGTACTCGATTGGCATGCCACATCGGAGGCATTCAGGGATGTGATTTTAGAAGCTGGTTACGAGGTGTTGCAACGGGCTCCGGATGTCGCCGGGAACGATACAGAGACCACGGTCGAAGGCGAGCGGTAGTTGATGTTCGTGTTAGCGATGAGGAGCGGTGAGGGTCACGCGCGACAGATATCCCAGGAGGGGAATAGGCCGGCTTGCGGTTCAACAATTTTCATGAGGAAGACACAGACATGAAACGCTTCCTGTATACCTTTCTCGGCGCCGTCGCGGGATACATTTCCGGCGCCGTGCTGGGATACATTCTTGTGCACCTGTTCTCACCCAATGTCCATGACAAGGAACTGGAAGCGGCGATGACCGGCGCATTTTTCAGCGGTCCGGTGATCGCGGTACTTTCGGCGGTCGTCGGTTTCGTCCTGGGTGGAAGGAAGCGTGTGAGGGATTCCGGAGAGTAAGCGCGGAGAGGCAGAGGCGCGGTGTACCCAAACCCGCGAGACAAGCGCTCCTCAGGCCGTCCGTCATCCATCGCTCAATGATTCGGTACGGCGCAGTATTCTTCGCAGGCGGGCACAGTACGCCCGGCTGACGTTCTGCACTGCAACCGATGCACGCTTGTCACGGGAGAATGGGCTCACCGCTGTTGACTGTTCATCCGGGAGAGAAGAATCCGTTCTGCTGTCAGAATGTAGTCTGCGGCTGTGGCGATGGATGGCTGCGCACCGTAAAATTTTCCGGTGACGGGATCGTACAACTCCGGAAGCATGTTGCCGTGTGCGGCGGCAATGCTCGTGACTTTTGCGAACAGCGCCTCGGCGCGTTCGTGTTTCCCCGCGGCCGCATACGCGCGGCAGAGGCGCAGGGCGATTTGCGGACGGACCTGTCGCTCGAACCAGTCTCCATCCGGACGCGCATGGTAATGCAACGCTTCGCCCTCCACCGAGAAGGATGTTTCCACCATATCGAGGATGAATGCGGTCTCCTCGCTCGCGGCTTCAAAGATTCCGAGTGCAACCGCATCGCAGAGCAGTGGATGGAACACGCGCAACGCACGCGCGTCAAGGGCGTCAGCTTTGTCAGATGTCACGACGCGCCGGAGAAGGGCGAGCACACCGTCGCGGCAGCGCCGTGCCGCATCGCGATAGAGAAAGGCTTTCAGGTCGTCGCGCATCCACTCGGCAAAGCGCGCGGCAATGCCCAGGGCGTGTATGGCGCGGACGCTGCCATGCACCGACGGCAGCTCACTGAGACCGCTGCCCCAGGGGCTGTCATCCTGCTTGAGTAATCCGGTGCTGTCGAGCCGATACGTGAGGATGTCAGCGACCTGCGTCGACAACTGCTGCCACCACGGCGCAACCCAGGCGCTGTCGTCGAATCGTGCTCCCGACGTGATGACGCGATTGCGCTCATGTTCACGCAATGCGTCAACTGCCTCGATGTACCAGGCAGGCCCGTCGAAGCGCAGAGTAGCCTGATCGGCGCGCGGCCACCGCCATTCATTTCCTGAGCCGTCCCAGGGAACCGGAGGTACAAGGTAGGGATATCCGACACCTCTCTCGTTTCCGTAGACGTCGAACAGTGTGTACTGCGCGTGCTCCGCATTGTGTACGAAGCGTAGGGCGTCATGCGCGACGCTGCCCAAGCCCGCCGCCGCCAGGGCACGCACCGCGAGCAGGTGGTCTGCGGGTATGCACACCGCGCGGGACCGCGGTTCGAGGCCGGAAAGTATCTGGCCGAACCCCCCACCGGGCTCGCGAACGGTCGCCTGGAGAAGAGAGATCAGCGACTGCGAATACACGGCGTGTTCTTTGGCATCGAGCAAACCGGGTATGTAGCGCGCTTCGCGGTGCAGCGACCTCCACCGCGCGATCTCCGCGTCGAGTCCGAACACTGCCTCGCCCTGATCCATGACCTGGTCGATATCGCGTTCGGCGAGTTCCATACAGCAACTGTTATACACCAGGATGTGATAGGTCGTCCGCATACCTGGATCCTCCGTCGTCAGCGCACGATACATCCACGCCGGTCGGTCGAAGGTGAAACCTATGCCGCTCTCGCGCGGAGTGGATGCGGGTGCGCGTATTGCCGTCACCAGCACGCGTTGTTCCATGTCCCGCGGATGATACCAGTACACCTCGAGGTCACCGGGAAACGTTGCGTGAAGAATCCCTGTGCCGGGAATGAACCCGATACCCGTCGGAGGCGGCAGGGGCCTGCCATCTTCTCCCGATGTGAGCTGCAGCTGGCTGAGAGTGTTTTCCGTTAAGAGGTCCTGCGAAATTCTGTCATACAGACGGGGCCTGCTCCAGCGCACGATGCCGCTGTCTGCGCTGATGGCCGACACCATGACGCCGTTGGAAATGTACAGTGACGCCGCTTCCGCCGGAGTGTCCACGATCTCATCGAGCACCTTGCCGATGTCCTCCGCCCGGATGATACGGAAAATCGCGCCGGTGATACCGCCGTCATCTCCTTTGTCGAACACGCGCACCGCGAGGAGATTGTGTTCCTCGCGGATGAAACGGGGCAGGGGATAGACACGAAGGGACCGCAGTTCGGAGCGGACGTTCGGGGGAAAGGCACCGCTTTTTCCGACGAGCACGCCGTTGAGGAAGGTCTCGTCCGCGTCATCCACAGCGCTCATGACGAGCAGCAGTGAATCCCCCCGCATTGCGTGAGGAACGCGAAATCGGACGCGATACCACGCGAAGCCGTCAAGAAGAGGAAAACCGTTCGCTTCCCAGGCACCGGGTACGGGAATGAAATTCCATTCCTCGATTTCATCGATGTATTTACTGCGCCAGACGTCATCGTCTCCCGGACGGAATGCGGCTTTGCCCCGCAGGTCAATGAAGCTGCTGTCCTGCGCCACGGCGGGCGGGGTACACAACCATGGGATGAGGAAGACCAGGAGGAGAAAATACCTGCGCATTACAATCGTCCGAGCAGCGCGGTCAGCAGTCGCGAGAACTGTTCGGCGGATTGCGCGGCGACGGTGGTAACGTCCTCGTGCGTCACACGCTGCTGCACCGTCACTGCCTTGTTCGTGATGCACGAAATGCCGAGTGTGGGGATGCCATTTCTTACCGCCGCGAGAATCTCGGGCACGGTGGACATGCCCACCGCGTCGGCGCCCATCAGACGAAACATTCCGATTTCGGCGCGCGTCTCGTAGGTCGGCCCCGAGCAGAAACCGTACGTGCCTTCGCGAAGCCGTACGCGTCCTTCGTTGGCGGCATCGCGTGCGAGCTGCATAAGATGTTCGGAGAACAACGGTCTCGGCAGGGGATGATCTTCGCTTCCCGGCCCGTGGAGGTCCAGTCCCATACGCCGGGCGAGCGGCAAGACAAGGACATCGGTAATAAGCATCAGGTCGCCGGCCTGATATGCGGTGTGCAAACCGCCCGCGGCATTCGTGGCAATGAAACAACGTGCGCCGAGCCGGGCGGCAATGCGCGCAGGAAACGCGGCAGCGGAAACATCATGCCCCTCATACCCGTGAAGTCGTCCGACAAAGGCCAGGACGGTCCGTCCCGCGACGCTTCCGGTGGCAAGCTCGCCCGCGTGACCCGCGACGCCGGAGACAGGGAAGCCCGGTAACTCCGCGGCAGGAATGCGACGCACGTTGTGTACTGTTTCCGCAAAGCCGCCCAGACCGGACCCGAGCACGACAACGGCGTCAATGCGCCGTCCGGTGAATGCGATGACGGCGTCCGTCATAGCCTGCGGAGGGTGTGCGTGCAGTGCTTCCATTCCGGCCCGCATCAGAAACCCGTCAATATTCCCGCAATCGCCGCCGTCATCATGGTGGCGAGAGTACCGCCGAGCAGGGCGCGAAGTCCCAGGCGCGAGATGTCCGGCCTCCGTCCCGGAGCCAGCGGACCCAGACCGCCCATCAGTATGGCGATGGATGAAAAATTGGCGAAACCGCACAGCGCGAACGCTGCCATGGTGATGGTTTTGTCGGAGTACAGCGTTCCGGCGCTGATCATTTTGGACATCTCGAGATACGCAACGAATTCGTTGAGCACCAGCTTGGTGCCCATGAGACTCCCGACATGAAAGCTTTCATTCCATGGGAAGCCGATACCCCACGCGATGTACTGCAACACGAGTCCGAAGAGCAATTCGAGACTCAAGGGTTTCCCGAAATGCGCTCTCAACAGGTCATTCAGACCGCCGATGTTGCCGGCCAGCTCAAGCAGGTAATTCGACAACGCGATGAGTGCGATAAAGGCCAGCAGCATCGCTCCGATATTCAGCGCGAGCTGTAAGCCGTCCGAAGCCCCGCTGGCGGCGGCGTCAATCACGTTGGACGCATTCTTCTCCTTCGCGATGTGCACATGTCCCAGCGTTAACGGCGTACCCGTTTCCGGGAGCAGAATTTTACTCAGCACCATGCTCGCAGGCGCCGCCATGATGCTCGCACCCAGCAACTGCGCGGCGAAGCGTACCTGCGCGGTATCCACTGTCATACCGTGAAGTTCGGCATAGGAAATACCGAGCATCTGCACATACGCGGCCATCACTCCGCCGGCGATGGTCGCCAGACCTCCCACCATGACGGTCAACAATTCCGATTCGGTGAGGTCTTTGAGGAAGGGGCGTATCATCAGCGGCGCTTCCGTCTGTCCGACGAAAATATTCGCCGTGTTCGACAGCGATTCCGCGCCGCTGGTTCCGAGGAGTTTCACCATGATCCACGCCATGCCCTGAACGATTTTTTGCATAATGCCGAGGTAATACAGTACCGACATCAGCGACGCGAAAAAGATAATGGTCGGCAGCACCTGAAAGGCGAAAAAGAAGCCCAGACTATCGGTTTGTCCGGGGCTGGAAGCCAGTGTACCGAAAATGAATGCCGCACCTTTGGTGGTGAAGGAGAGCAGTGTGACAAACGCCCGCGATATGGCGTCGAAAGCGAGTTGCGGCCAGCCGAGAGGGGACCACAACGCGCCGAGTGCTTCTCCCTTGATCACGAGCACGCCGAACAGGAATTGAATCCCGAGCCCTTTGATGACAAGCCCCCAGGAGATGCGGCGCTTGTGTCGCGAGAAAAGAAACGCGATGCCAAGGATGAGGGTGATGCCGAGCAGACCGCGAAGAATGCTTTCAACCATGAGCGCGACTCGCCTCCTCGAGATTGGTGGTGAAGCACGTGCGGCAGCGGGCTTCGTATGCGTCCGCGGCGCCCACAAGGACACGTTCCGGATTCAGCGTGACCCGTTGCGTCCTGTTCGCCGGGTTGCCGCACACGACACAGATCGCGAGCGTTTTGGTAATGTATTCAGCGAGTGCGAGAAGCTGCGGCATGGGCTCGAAGGGTTGACCGAGGTAATCCTGATCCAGACCGGCGACAATGACGCGCTTCCCCTGATTCGCCAGCGCTTCGCAGACATGCACGAGCTCCAGATCGAAAAACTGCGCCTCGTCAATGCCGATCACCTCCACGTCGCCGATGCGCAGAGGGATTTCCGCCGCCGATGACACAGTAATGGAAGGGAGGGAGACCCCGCTGTGCGAGACGATCCGGTCTTCGGCGTAGCGTGTGTCTATCGCAGGTTTAACAATGGCCACGCGCTGACGCGCGATCTGGGCGCGGCGCAAACGGCGGATGAGTTCCTCCGTTTTACCGCTGAACATCGAGCCGCATACGACTTCTATCCAGCCGGTATCCTGCGGAAGGTGCTTGTGGGGAATGGTATCAACCATGAGAGACAACCGTTACGATAATGGGATTCCCGCCTCGTCGGACGGGAGACAAAAGGAAAATGTACACGCTTTTTTTCTGTGAAGGAAATGGATCAGCAGGACGAATGCTGCGCAAGGATCGCTCATTCCATCCGCTTCGCGGAGAGACAGATCCTGCCACGCTTCAGAACACGCTCCGCACCCGATGGTGCATGCCGATGTCATTCGTGACGGTTTTCAGCTCGACCGGACGGGAGCGGACTCCGGCCATCGTGTGACGCGTGAAAATGAAGCGCATGCATTATCAAACTCGCCGGATCTTGTCCTGCGATGTTCGTATGTGTGCAGACGCACAGACGTGAAAGATGATGTGGATGACGGCAGGTCACTCCCGACGATTATTTCTTTTCTTTCAGAGAATCTGCCGGAACCGGTGCGAACGCAGCCTTGAAGCGACGTACGTCAAGCATGATGCGCTCCAGTAAAGCATGGACCGCGCGGGGACGAAGATCCCGGATCTGTCTGCCGTTTATAAAAAGCGAGGGGGTACCGGCAAGACGCAACTTCCCGGCAAACGTCACGTCCCGCGCAATGGCTGAGGCGACCTCTGTGCTTTTGAAATCGCGTAAAAATCGGAGGGAATCACAACCAGTTTCAACTGCGAGCTGAATGAATCCTGCGTCTGAATCTGGTACTCCGGAGAGGAACAGCGCGTCGTGATAGTCCCAGAAGCGGCCCTGGAGTCTTGCCGCATCGGCGGCGCGGGCGGCTTCGCAAGAGAAAGGATGCAGGGGTGTTTCCAGCATGGGATTACAGTCACTGTCCAGGGGCATGTGCTTGAACACGAGCACAGCATCCCTTCCGAACAAGGGTTCGAGCTTCATCAGCTCGCGGGCGAGCAAGCCGCATCCCGGGCATCCGAAGTCGCTGAAGAGCACGACTTTTACCAGTGCGCTTGTATCGCCCATAACCGCATCATCAGCTTCGATTGCAACAGGCCGTATCGGTAGCTGATTGAACTCGAGAACCAGTGCCTGCTCGTCCACTGACTCGGCACGTCGGTCGAAATCTTTTTCGATGATCACCGCCCAGAGATAGAAAGCAAGGCCGCACAACACGGCTAATATGGTGCCGGTGACCGACAACCGTTGTGCTGTGCTCAGCGGGCTGCCGGAAAGTACGAAAGATCGAACAAGTTCCAGTGCGCGACGCAGGAGTACCGGGATCGGTCTTGCGGTGAGCTTGAGCAGAAGCACGGCTATCGCCAGGTTGATGCCGTGGACGACAGCGCAGAGCGGACAAAAGGCGGTCGCACCAATGCTCATCAGCGACAAGAGTGTCATACCGCCAATGGCCGCAGCCGCAGCGAGAACGACGGAAACGCCATTTGCGCGGCTCGACTTCCCTTCCGCAGATAATCCATGCATCGTCAACTGGACGATAAGAATGGCGTAAAACACTATGCCCCATGCGGCGAGCGGCACTCCGAGAACTTTGGAAAACGGGCTTCGCAATGCCTCGTCACAGCCGCCTCCGAGCAGTGTACACAAGCCCCCCGAGGCTGTGCCGAGACGAACACCGATATGCACCGTAAAAAGGTACACCGACAGCGATAATCCGATGACTATACACAGGACAATCGCGATGAATGTGCGTTGCGAAGATGATGGGATTTTCTGGGAGAGAGAATTGGACATGCTGGAATACAAGGTGTGAAAATTCAGGGAGGTGCAGGTCGTTATCGGACCTTCGATTCATTATGTGGCCGAGGATGTATGGTGCATCAAAGCAACCCGGCGGGTTACGCCGCAGATGGCGGGATTGAAACGGGAAACGGCGACCGGAGCCGCCGTTTCCCGCGAGTGTATTCTTAGGATCAGTTGTTCGCGCGGATGGTGCAGCGAAGCATTGCGGTGCCATCGGTAGCGACAACCGCAAAGGTGTTGTCGGTCAAACCCGACTGCGTACCGCACGTAAATCCTCTGTACTGCGTGGTCTGGGTCGGCCAGTAGCCTTCGGGAATCGCGAACTGACAGTTGAAGTTCGTGTTGCCGCTCGGTGTCTGCACAGCATGGCTCTCGGTGGTGAACAAATTGACACCAAGTCCGGTCAGACTATTGGAGAGAAAACAACCGAAACCGTCGTACACGGTTGCGGGGTTGCTGCTGGCTTCCAGAGAAGCAGGGACAGTGGAGACCACCGCGACGAGCGCGACGGCGAGGGCGAGAAGGGAAAGACGGACTTTATTCATGGAAAGAACCTCCAATTGGTTTGCCGGTTTGAATTCCCTTGTTATGCCTCCGGCATGCGGCTTCACAAGGTATGGTTGTGTAGGTCACAATTCTGCATCTCAGCGGAATATCATGCCGCTGAACAACATTCGAGGAATCATCCTGATTCGCCCGGATTTTTGCTTAAAATATGTATTCGTAACAAATGACCGTTTAATATACATTCCCTCTGAAGCGAATGCAAGAGGAAACAGATTATTCAGGATTTTTTTTTTTTGTGATAACAACTCGACATCTGTTCGCTACCATTGCCGCGGAAAGAGGCTGCGGAGCTCCGACAACGAGCGATGGCGTGAGGGACCAGGTGCGATCTGCCGAGCA
Proteins encoded in this region:
- a CDS encoding thioredoxin domain-containing protein, whose translation is MSNSLSQKIPSSSQRTFIAIVLCIVIGLSLSVYLFTVHIGVRLGTASGGLCTLLGGGCDEALRSPFSKVLGVPLAAWGIVFYAILIVQLTMHGLSAEGKSSRANGVSVVLAAAAAIGGMTLLSLMSIGATAFCPLCAVVHGINLAIAVLLLKLTARPIPVLLRRALELVRSFVLSGSPLSTAQRLSVTGTILAVLCGLAFYLWAVIIEKDFDRRAESVDEQALVLEFNQLPIRPVAIEADDAVMGDTSALVKVVLFSDFGCPGCGLLARELMKLEPLFGRDAVLVFKHMPLDSDCNPMLETPLHPFSCEAARAADAARLQGRFWDYHDALFLSGVPDSDAGFIQLAVETGCDSLRFLRDFKSTEVASAIARDVTFAGKLRLAGTPSLFINGRQIRDLRPRAVHALLERIMLDVRRFKAAFAPVPADSLKEKK
- a CDS encoding nucleotidyltransferase domain-containing protein, whose protein sequence is MIDLDPRHLDLVRRILAQNVPHCEVWMFGSRVSGQVKEYSDIDLVIIGKARLDFDTLRSLREAFVDSVLPMRVDVLDWHATSEAFRDVILEAGYEVLQRAPDVAGNDTETTVEGER
- a CDS encoding NupC/NupG family nucleoside CNT transporter; translation: MVESILRGLLGITLILGIAFLFSRHKRRISWGLVIKGLGIQFLFGVLVIKGEALGALWSPLGWPQLAFDAISRAFVTLLSFTTKGAAFIFGTLASSPGQTDSLGFFFAFQVLPTIIFFASLMSVLYYLGIMQKIVQGMAWIMVKLLGTSGAESLSNTANIFVGQTEAPLMIRPFLKDLTESELLTVMVGGLATIAGGVMAAYVQMLGISYAELHGMTVDTAQVRFAAQLLGASIMAAPASMVLSKILLPETGTPLTLGHVHIAKEKNASNVIDAAASGASDGLQLALNIGAMLLAFIALIALSNYLLELAGNIGGLNDLLRAHFGKPLSLELLFGLVLQYIAWGIGFPWNESFHVGSLMGTKLVLNEFVAYLEMSKMISAGTLYSDKTITMAAFALCGFANFSSIAILMGGLGPLAPGRRPDISRLGLRALLGGTLATMMTAAIAGILTGF
- a CDS encoding nucleotidyltransferase substrate binding protein, which codes for MPLSLDSFRKAIIAMRGVSTRSKDEYFMASLDRITQDAIRAGVIQHFEFTYELAWKFMKRWLELNVGATVVDGVTRRELFRHAAEQRLISDVEAWMRFHDARNISTHTYEPEVADEVLRIAYAFLPEAQSLLENLEVRND
- a CDS encoding thymidine kinase, which produces MVDTIPHKHLPQDTGWIEVVCGSMFSGKTEELIRRLRRAQIARQRVAIVKPAIDTRYAEDRIVSHSGVSLPSITVSSAAEIPLRIGDVEVIGIDEAQFFDLELVHVCEALANQGKRVIVAGLDQDYLGQPFEPMPQLLALAEYITKTLAICVVCGNPANRTQRVTLNPERVLVGAADAYEARCRTCFTTNLEEASRAHG
- a CDS encoding META domain-containing protein → MKRRFLPVLCILPMLFSSIVGCSEDDFSRGRLDGTQWRLVAWSVSSLHPGDFTITADFSGGRMSGTAAVNLYGGPYSTTAGGGFSVGSLSMTEMAGPEDAMRAEALYVQLLLDCEKYQWNATQLTLYDANGNELLIFRKR
- a CDS encoding class IV adenylate cyclase, which produces MARNIEIKARLDNAEDFLSRVGELADSGPFEMEQDDTFFRCENGRLKLRVLSEAHAELIYYRRGDQAGPKESYYHITPTMDPEGLRESLDMAYGIVGRVVKHRTLFMIGRTRVHIDRVEGLGSFMELEVVLNDDERSGDGMREATTLMHSLGIAEDSLIDCAYVDML
- a CDS encoding purine-nucleoside phosphorylase gives rise to the protein MEALHAHPPQAMTDAVIAFTGRRIDAVVVLGSGLGGFAETVHNVRRIPAAELPGFPVSGVAGHAGELATGSVAGRTVLAFVGRLHGYEGHDVSAAAFPARIAARLGARCFIATNAAGGLHTAYQAGDLMLITDVLVLPLARRMGLDLHGPGSEDHPLPRPLFSEHLMQLARDAANEGRVRLREGTYGFCSGPTYETRAEIGMFRLMGADAVGMSTVPEILAAVRNGIPTLGISCITNKAVTVQQRVTHEDVTTVAAQSAEQFSRLLTALLGRL